The following nucleotide sequence is from Mytilus edulis chromosome 13, xbMytEdul2.2, whole genome shotgun sequence.
aggtgaAACTTTAGAAATTAGAATTGATACTATAAATCAAAATAGCATTAGTCgtggaacaaaataagctaattAGATATTGATGGGCTATGGAACTTCTTTTccagatatttgatttttaaaaaataacaggAAAAGTCTTCgtaagaaaagaaatttataatctgcttaaattttgttaaTGACCTTTTATCAGCTATTTGTACCTTAGGGGGGGGAAATCAaaacatctgacaaaaattcaaaaaacctCACTCTAAGTACATCCTTTAAAGACCCAACTGCAAATGGATTGCCTAAATGGAATGGAAATGATAATTATAAAATGATCATTATTACCCCATTAGAATAACATTATACtattatacaattatagcctttgtatgaggacaatacaaggatatattgacctgaaagaagtatattgactgaggacgaagtccgagttccatatatcctgtattgaccgaatacaaaggctataattgttatattattaattaccgaccatatttgtatcaaaatcatCAGTGCATTATATTCCCATtttcgatttttttatttatctatttaacaGATAAcatacacttgtacaagtagtacccctgactgacatATTGTCTCTTAGAcaatttcatcatatttattCTGATTTCTGATTGTTATTTTTTAGtacttacattttaattttagatattttgaagtttttgttAAAGTTAATCGATCATTTATATACACAAAATCATGAAATTCATAAGTTGACGTcaaaaagtatatcggtttttagatattctaaaaataacgtGCAATATCACTTTTCAATCCGCCGTTTTAAGTCTACCtaagaaaatatagtttaacatgtgactatccctgaacgaatcaaattagttaaaatatacgaattaataatattactatatatatatacaaaagctTCATGTCATTGTTTTGTTACACACTTATTTTTAATCATTGACAACTTCATTCACTGCAGTTTTACCGAACAATGCAATGCTTCAAATCATTATCATTCATGAATTATGTAACAACATGgcgaaataaataaataaaaaaattgctatttatTACTATTTGATAAATTTGTAGAGATAACACCAATGAAGCTACATGTATTTATGAAGTTATTGATAGTGAGGATGAGGAACTTCAAAAAGCTCTAGAAGAAAGTATGGAAGGAATCAACAATAACCAGTATGTAGTCTGAATTTCTTATGGAATGATTGAGCAAAATGTTGAAACATAATAAACCCATATATTGTTATTACTTTCTGTAGAACTTTTAattcagattttgttttttgtatgttATAAAGATTATGTTAAGAAACTAGAtacatttaactaaaaaaaatctcATATCAATAACATTTTTGTCAATATCCATTTCTAATTGCAGATTAGATGGGACCAGTTCATCAGCTAGTTTAACAGAATTGCTGAAGGGGCTACAACAAAAAGTTAATAGGGATGACAAGCAAGAAATAATTGTATCTCGAAGAAATGTCCTAAGAAGTGCATTCAATGCATTAAAACGTCACTACTTTGACATGAGATGTAAACTGTATGTAAAGTTTAGTGGGGAAATGGGTGATGACCATGGTGGACCCAGGAGGGAATTTTTTCGGTAGGATTTGTATCAATTTTCTTTAGACATTTTAGAAcacatttcttttacaattttatactGGTAATTGCTCATAAAGATGCTAAAGATCCATCTCAATTttcccaccaaaaaaaaaaatcggtaatatattttatatagaattacatttaaaattgcaTCTACTGAAAAAAATCTACTTCATATTCATAGCATTCAAACATTTgttcttatatatttttgaaacattCAAATATCATTTAGGTAAATGGTCACTGGGTGAGACAATTTATCATCAATTCCTCaagcaacaaatttattttaccaaattgctcttTTCAAAAGTGCCTAGTTAAATCACTAatcctaaaccatatatattcctgTCTTGTCTGATGAATTGAATGAAAAGTAGGTGGGTCCAAATAGATTAAAGGTACAGAGGGGTTTGTTTGGGATATTTCTTAACAGCGTCCTGTAACAATTATTTCTTGTTCAATTAATAACCATAGATGTGAGATTAGCATTTAGAAAGAGAtatattattttgattatttaagatgtattttattttcattccagTCTAGCAATACAAGAACTGGCAAAATCATCTCTGTTTGAAGGAGAGGGAGAATATAAATTTTTTTCCCATAATATCCAAAAGCTTGAAGAAAATGAATATCTGCTAGCGGGGAGATTGGTGGCGCTCAGTATAACACAAGATGGCCCAGGAATGTATTTTTTAAATCAGAAGTTGTATGAGCTCATGACTGGAGAGCAAAAAGATCTAAGAGATCTTGAAATTGAAACCATTCCAGATACTGCAGCAAGAGATGTTCTGCAGAAGGTGAGCACAGTTTAAAAACTAATTTCTATGCAGATAATTTGGCTTGCTCTTTCAATTTATCAGTCAATAAACTGAATATAACACatagtttaaatgttaaagtttttaataagaTCAGTTAGCGATGGACCAAAGATATTTGGTAAGAAGTTGCAAGCCTCATTTCTATGGAACCACCCTTCATCATGGTTTGTTGACTTTTgcttactgtaaatttagaaattattgtgatgtctttattattgtgaaaatgcAACAGAATTGTAATTGCATTTTTATTATACCCCcactttgaaaaagggggggtatactgttttacctctgtctgtccgtcagtccatccgtcagtccgtcccatgcAATTTTAGTCGCATTTTTCTTAGGAACTACACATCAAGGCTTTCTGAAATTTAGTATCAAGGTTTATATGAGggagctatactgtgtgatgcgttttcagattcatcattaaacaacttcctgtttatgttaaaatcaatcgggtccaggaccaatccagtatatcttatcataatcctttgtttttaaatcaatttcCTATGTGCATATATTTAGAGTAATTCAGAGCTGGTAAACTCAGTGTATGATAAATATTTCTGGTTATGGAATACATTCTTCtgcatttatttccatatttttctagaAATTCACAATTGCATGATTGTAGTAGAATTTTAGCAAATTTATATAACATGCCTTTATTTATTATAGCTAAAAGAAATAAGAACCAATGGGGAAAGAGATGCCTTTCTCAATGATCATGGAGAATGGCTATTGGACCAGGGATATAATGGAGCCTGGAGATTGAAAATAGAGGACAAGGATAAAGTTGTAAACAGTTTGATGAAACAACTTCTTTTTTacaggtattttttttcttttttttttgctcaccTGGCACAGCTGACACTTGGCATCTGtcaaatccttaaaaaaaatattggcaacTGATTTTTAGGTTTTTAGGATTTTTTGCACAATGTTAAGAtagatacaaatttaaaaaagtataattaaaaaaaaataccttgactGATGTGCTACGTTAAATTCTCAATAAAAACTTCTGATTTCAATGAACTGAATATAGAAATTatttttactacatgtatatatgtgaaATAAGTACATATCATTGAAAATTAACTTTTGTTTTACAGAACATCAGCTGAAATTGCACAGTTTTGCAGTGGATTAAATGATGTTTTTGGATTCTGGGATATCGTGAAGCAGAATCCAAAAACATGGAAAGGAATGTTTTCTGCTATGCCTCAAAACATGAATAAAAGAATGTTTCAAAGTTTGTATGACATTAAATGGAGTGTCATTGGCAGTAACAGGAGAGCAGAAGAGGAGGACAGTATTTATTGCTGGGAAATATTCCTTCAAGATATTGATGGTATATATATgcttcatgatttttatttttcacccATAGAGGaatatttacaatttcaaataaatgttcAATCTATTTGATACCCACCCATGGCAGATATTTTAAAGTGTCCTCCCTCGgtaatatgtttggttttatGGAATAGCCCTTATTTCAAGGTTCACTTAACTTTTTAATGTGATATACTATCTATCAATATGTTTTGGTCTTCAGAAGGCCAGTTTTGTTTTACCAATATGCAACTTTTTGGAATtcttggttctcaatgctcttcaactttttaatttatttggcctttcaattattttgattcaagcgtcactcaTGAGTCATTTATAGATAAAACGTACGTCTGGCGTAATataaattataagcatggtacgTTTGATGTGTATATGTAAACTTATTGTTAAATTTGAACATTCCAAACTTTTATACAAAATTACAAATTCCAAGCTTCATAAGGCAAGCAGGACATGTTGTCCTTTGGGCACATACTGATGTTTCTTTTGTTGTTATTTCAAATCTGATTGCAAatatcaaataagaaaaagataatgacaaaaattttaaacaaaaatgtgtttttgtttttcagagAAAGAAGTAGATGTAAGCTTTGAAGAGCTGCTGATTTTTGTAACAGGAGCAGATCAAATTCCTCCAGCTGGATTCTCCAACAACattgagatatttttttatgattatgaCTATGATGGTAGATTACCATTTGCATCAACATGTGCATTGTCATTGTC
It contains:
- the LOC139502225 gene encoding ubiquitin-protein ligase E3A-like, which produces MADQRETDRLSEVVAIGLNAIDNTVSTESRPGAIMEESVYNRTLRAFSRHRSAPGPSQRKKRGKIPKGLTFHLFLLAKSSEFLPPTTELDRLTRNGLGSPKHELPGLLETVTKKTSIDLSKTITDLEDLIISCYQRVPLGQIGFLLGRVNEGKRLEEIKPASLTNLKDILKKGKLWVIPKREIILPLNSPASNINRDETISMNQYDTEIMNSDDNEPSTSLTSRQSTNVLMEPSRSATTETMSEAPVNEDNPLPSLASQRRPASRRTGCLGRTTRRAAARCRTNISNYAATYHRLPAGDGNAARSNLPLPMTNILESTSDNVTINQEVALRDNTNEATCIYEVIDSEDEELQKALEESMEGINNNQLDGTSSSASLTELLKGLQQKVNRDDKQEIIVSRRNVLRSAFNALKRHYFDMRCKLYVKFSGEMGDDHGGPRREFFRLAIQELAKSSLFEGEGEYKFFSHNIQKLEENEYLLAGRLVALSITQDGPGMYFLNQKLYELMTGEQKDLRDLEIETIPDTAARDVLQKLKEIRTNGERDAFLNDHGEWLLDQGYNGAWRLKIEDKDKVVNSLMKQLLFYRTSAEIAQFCSGLNDVFGFWDIVKQNPKTWKGMFSAMPQNMNKRMFQSLYDIKWSVIGSNRRAEEEDSIYCWEIFLQDIDEKEVDVSFEELLIFVTGADQIPPAGFSNNIEIFFYDYDYDGRLPFASTCALSLSLPRGIKDEDKFKGLIVRSLKESCGFGKI